Proteins from a genomic interval of Deltaproteobacteria bacterium HGW-Deltaproteobacteria-6:
- a CDS encoding tRNA (N(6)-L-threonylcarbamoyladenosine(37)-C(2))-methylthiotransferase MtaB, with translation MNNDGTIRNVGLATLGCKVNQCDAAALTLDLQSAGFTTVPFNTVADAYIINTCSVTAFADFQARQLIRRALRLNPRARVIVTGCYAQTQAGMLSQIDGVTCVVGNDQKHRIVELLNYPDPGPPGILVGDIALQKQFLSAPAPGLAGRTRAFFKIQDGCNAFCSYCIVPFARGKSRSLPVPDLLEGAQNFTRQDYQEIVLTGIHLGYYGHDLQPETDLPRTLATLLSQNPKARFRLSSIEPNEISDELLHLFGVHENLCPHLHIPLQSGDDDILRMMKRRYDTAFYRSLIEKVARRVADVAIGIDVMVGFPGEGEKEFGHTLQLLSDLPLAYLHVFPYSERPGTAALAIQPKVPEKVKKERAAILRELGAKKREAFALRFLGKTLPVLVEQTKDKKTGLAKGFSHNYLPVILDKHPSSLVNKIVGVGIEHYREGKLTGRVVHE, from the coding sequence TTGAACAACGACGGAACGATCAGGAATGTCGGTCTGGCCACCTTAGGCTGCAAGGTTAATCAGTGTGACGCGGCGGCACTGACGCTTGATTTGCAATCTGCCGGTTTTACGACGGTGCCTTTTAATACCGTCGCCGACGCCTATATCATCAACACATGCAGCGTTACGGCTTTTGCGGATTTTCAGGCGCGTCAGCTCATCCGCAGGGCGCTGCGTTTAAATCCCCGCGCCCGCGTCATCGTGACCGGATGCTATGCACAGACACAGGCCGGAATGCTGTCTCAAATCGACGGCGTCACCTGCGTTGTGGGCAATGATCAGAAGCATCGGATCGTCGAACTGCTGAATTATCCGGACCCCGGCCCGCCGGGCATCCTTGTCGGTGACATTGCGCTGCAAAAGCAATTTCTTTCCGCCCCGGCACCCGGGCTTGCCGGAAGAACCCGCGCATTTTTCAAGATTCAGGACGGCTGCAACGCCTTTTGCAGCTATTGCATCGTGCCTTTCGCCCGCGGCAAAAGCCGCAGCCTGCCCGTGCCTGATTTGCTCGAAGGCGCGCAAAACTTTACCCGGCAGGACTATCAGGAAATTGTGCTCACCGGCATTCATCTGGGGTACTATGGTCATGACCTGCAGCCCGAAACCGATCTGCCCCGGACGCTTGCGACGTTGCTGTCTCAGAATCCAAAGGCAAGATTCCGGCTCAGTTCCATCGAACCAAACGAGATATCGGACGAGTTGCTTCACCTTTTTGGCGTGCACGAAAATCTTTGCCCTCACCTGCATATTCCATTGCAAAGCGGCGATGATGACATTCTGAGAATGATGAAGCGCCGCTATGATACGGCATTCTATCGTTCGCTGATTGAGAAAGTGGCTCGCCGGGTAGCCGATGTCGCCATTGGAATTGACGTCATGGTCGGTTTTCCCGGTGAAGGGGAAAAGGAATTCGGCCACACCTTGCAGCTTCTATCCGATTTACCCTTAGCTTATCTGCACGTCTTCCCCTATTCTGAACGGCCCGGCACCGCCGCGCTCGCCATCCAGCCCAAAGTTCCGGAAAAAGTTAAAAAAGAACGCGCCGCAATCCTGCGGGAACTGGGCGCAAAAAAAAGAGAAGCATTCGCCCTGCGGTTTCTGGGAAAGACTCTGCCGGTGCTGGTAGAACAAACCAAAGACAAAAAAACCGGTCTCGCCAAAGGTTTCTCACACAACTATCTTCCGGTAATACTGGACAAACACCCCTCTTCTTTAGTAAATAAGATCGTCGGGGTCGGGATCGAACATTACCGGGAAGGTAAACTTACAGGCAGGGTTGTTCATGAGTAA
- the rnc gene encoding ribonuclease III, translated as MSKDREKRLTALQEKLHYVFRNPDLLSTALTHRSYINENPQPGASDNERLEFLGDAVLGLCVSDLLMKKHADSDEGTLSKIRSLLVNEKPLADLAVKLNLGECLLLGKGEENSGGRAKESLLANALEAVIAAIYLDSGFSKTKTFLKQLMKPLLNDETLNLQCFDYKTALQELCQRKYKSAPLYTVLDSSGPDHDKTFEVEVVAGGDIRQIGRGKNKKDAQKQAAQKAWESLHE; from the coding sequence ATGAGTAAAGACAGAGAAAAAAGATTAACCGCTCTTCAGGAAAAGCTGCACTATGTTTTCCGCAATCCCGATCTGCTTTCGACCGCTCTGACACACCGTTCCTATATCAATGAAAATCCGCAGCCGGGCGCAAGCGATAACGAAAGGCTCGAATTTCTGGGTGACGCGGTTCTGGGGCTTTGCGTCAGCGACCTGCTGATGAAAAAGCATGCCGATTCCGACGAAGGCACCCTTTCCAAAATCCGTTCTTTGCTGGTCAACGAAAAACCGCTGGCGGATCTGGCCGTAAAACTTAATCTGGGAGAATGCCTGCTCTTGGGAAAAGGTGAAGAAAACTCCGGCGGGCGCGCCAAAGAATCCCTTCTGGCCAACGCGCTCGAAGCGGTCATTGCCGCAATTTACCTCGATTCCGGTTTCAGCAAAACAAAAACTTTCCTCAAGCAGCTTATGAAGCCTCTCTTGAATGACGAAACCCTGAATTTACAATGTTTCGATTATAAAACAGCTTTACAGGAACTGTGTCAGAGGAAATACAAATCCGCACCGCTCTATACCGTCCTTGACTCAAGCGGCCCTGATCACGACAAAACCTTTGAAGTGGAGGTAGTCGCAGGCGGCGATATCCGGCAAATCGGCCGGGGAAAAAACAAAAAAGACGCGCAAAAACAGGCGGCGCAAAAAGCCTGGGAAAGTCTGCATGAGTGA
- a CDS encoding radical SAM protein — protein sequence MKAAAEVQNPAKPLIIPIFIMNGGCPQHCIFCNEKIAAGDFAPEIIRSFFDAEVASYLRWNKDKRRRVEIAFYGGNFTGLAIDYQKRLLSWADTYLQTGQADSIRISTRPDYIDDNHLAFLHAAGVRTVEIGAQSFNDDVLRTANRGHDGQATIRAMQLLKARGFQAGLHLMAGLPGDTRESFMETLLRTAELRPDTARIHPVLVFKDTPLAYEYRLGRYQPLSLTEAVKWCHLAWETLTPAGIHIIRFGLQMTSEMHQEGAVPAGPMHPAFGSLVYSAIFFSYTLRLLRDVPKHTGVLHFSVAQRDLSNFRGPGNKNVDAIKKLYPDARIVIDSVREGLLGHLSLNTETEESLSLDIPGIA from the coding sequence GTGAAGGCAGCGGCTGAAGTCCAAAATCCTGCGAAACCACTGATTATTCCGATCTTTATTATGAACGGCGGGTGTCCGCAGCACTGCATCTTCTGCAATGAAAAGATTGCCGCGGGAGATTTCGCTCCGGAAATTATCAGAAGTTTCTTCGACGCCGAAGTCGCCTCCTATCTGCGCTGGAACAAAGACAAGCGCAGGCGCGTGGAAATCGCCTTTTACGGCGGCAATTTTACCGGCCTGGCCATTGACTATCAAAAGCGGCTCTTATCATGGGCCGACACTTATCTGCAAACAGGGCAGGCAGACTCCATCCGGATTTCCACCAGACCGGACTACATTGATGACAACCACCTGGCTTTTTTACACGCCGCAGGCGTCAGAACCGTTGAAATCGGCGCTCAATCCTTCAATGATGACGTTCTCCGTACCGCTAATCGAGGTCATGACGGGCAAGCCACCATCCGGGCCATGCAATTGCTCAAGGCCCGCGGCTTCCAGGCAGGCCTGCACCTGATGGCCGGCCTGCCCGGCGACACGCGCGAAAGCTTTATGGAAACATTGCTGCGTACGGCTGAACTTCGACCAGATACCGCACGCATCCATCCGGTGCTCGTTTTTAAGGACACACCGCTCGCCTATGAATACCGTCTCGGACGCTATCAACCGCTCAGCCTGACCGAAGCGGTGAAGTGGTGTCATCTGGCCTGGGAGACGCTGACGCCAGCCGGCATCCATATCATCCGTTTCGGCCTGCAAATGACGTCTGAAATGCATCAAGAGGGGGCTGTGCCGGCAGGCCCGATGCATCCGGCTTTCGGCAGCCTGGTCTATTCCGCAATCTTTTTTTCATATACGCTGAGATTGCTGCGGGATGTACCGAAACATACCGGGGTATTACACTTCAGTGTGGCCCAGCGTGACCTGTCCAATTTTCGCGGCCCGGGCAATAAGAATGTCGACGCAATAAAAAAGCTTTACCCTGACGCACGAATTGTTATAGACTCCGTCCGCGAAGGCCTTCTTGGGCACCTGTCGCTGAACACCGAAACAGAGGAATCTTTGTCTCTCGATATTCCAGGAATCGCATAA
- a CDS encoding GTPase Era — protein MFKSGFIAILGRPNVGKSTFFNAIVGDKISIVANKPQTTRNRITGIKNLPDAQLIFLDTPGMHKPKTPLNRAMVQAAQDTIGDTDLLLMIVEADSAIGPHDLFLIEALAPARAPVFLAINKIDRVEKPALLPLIDQYSKLHDFAGIFPISALKGNGIDELLSCLKEALPEGPQLFPDDIATDATERFIAGEFIREQITLLTSQEIPYVTAVTIDAFKEDEEKNLIRISATIHVEKDSQKAIMIGKQGGMLKKIGTQARLAMEKLFGAKVFLELFVRVKKDWTSSDKMLREFGLIK, from the coding sequence GTGTTTAAATCCGGCTTTATCGCCATTTTAGGACGCCCGAATGTGGGCAAATCAACCTTTTTTAACGCGATTGTCGGCGACAAAATTTCCATCGTCGCCAACAAACCGCAAACCACGCGCAACCGCATCACAGGCATCAAGAACTTACCTGACGCACAGTTGATCTTCCTGGACACGCCGGGAATGCACAAACCGAAAACGCCGCTCAACCGCGCCATGGTTCAGGCGGCACAGGATACAATCGGTGACACCGATCTTCTGCTCATGATCGTCGAAGCGGACAGCGCGATCGGCCCGCACGATCTTTTTCTGATCGAAGCGCTCGCCCCGGCCAGGGCGCCGGTGTTTCTGGCCATCAACAAGATCGACCGGGTTGAAAAACCCGCGCTGCTGCCACTGATCGATCAATACAGCAAACTTCATGACTTCGCCGGCATTTTCCCGATCTCCGCACTGAAAGGCAACGGCATCGACGAGTTGCTTTCCTGCCTGAAAGAGGCTCTCCCGGAAGGTCCGCAACTGTTCCCCGACGATATAGCGACTGACGCCACTGAAAGGTTTATCGCCGGAGAGTTTATCCGGGAGCAGATTACGCTGCTGACGTCGCAGGAGATCCCGTACGTAACCGCTGTAACCATTGACGCGTTCAAGGAAGATGAAGAAAAAAATCTGATTCGCATCAGCGCCACCATTCATGTGGAAAAAGATTCGCAAAAAGCAATCATGATCGGCAAACAGGGCGGCATGCTGAAAAAAATCGGGACGCAGGCCCGGCTGGCGATGGAAAAACTTTTCGGCGCGAAGGTTTTTCTGGAATTGTTTGTACGCGTCAAGAAAGACTGGACCAGCTCCGACAAAATGTTACGTGAGTTCGGACTTATCAAATAG
- a CDS encoding ribosome biogenesis GTPase Der: MQAKPVIAIVGRPNVGKSTLFNRIAGKQKAIVIDEPGATRDRNYMDCVWNDKAFTLIDTGGFEPVTEERILIQMREQTNLAIEEADVIIFLMDGKAGLTPTDIEIARQLRSRSKNVFYAANKVDGARHEELLTEFYRLGIDEIYPISAQHGLGVDELLAVLTEGFPQAIESKGDEEEPIAVAIVGKPNVGKSSLINLISGKERSIANPTPGTTRDAIDTTIKVHGKQYLLIDTAGIRRKNKISLTLEQYSVVQALKTINRCDIALVLIDAEEGITEQDAKIVGLAYERGKACIIVVNKWDKIEKDNATVGKFVEKIHDQIKFMDFAPIIFISALTGQRAPKIFDVINDVYAQYTKRVGTSPLNDLVEKSVRKNPMARFQNRAMGISYATQTGIKPPTFVFFVPHAKGVHFSYERYLMNSIREEFGFDKVPLKLIFRKKR; encoded by the coding sequence ATGCAGGCAAAACCCGTCATCGCCATTGTCGGCCGCCCCAATGTGGGCAAATCAACGCTTTTCAACCGTATTGCGGGAAAGCAGAAAGCCATCGTCATCGACGAACCGGGCGCCACACGTGACCGCAACTATATGGATTGCGTCTGGAACGATAAGGCTTTCACCCTGATTGACACCGGCGGATTTGAACCCGTCACGGAAGAGCGCATTTTGATCCAGATGCGCGAACAGACGAACCTGGCCATTGAAGAAGCGGACGTGATCATTTTCCTGATGGACGGCAAAGCCGGCCTCACTCCGACGGACATCGAAATAGCGCGTCAACTGCGCAGCAGAAGCAAAAATGTATTTTACGCCGCCAACAAAGTGGACGGCGCGCGGCATGAAGAATTGCTCACCGAATTCTACCGGCTGGGCATCGATGAAATTTATCCGATCTCCGCTCAACACGGATTAGGCGTCGATGAACTGCTGGCGGTGCTGACGGAGGGTTTTCCCCAGGCTATTGAGAGCAAAGGCGATGAGGAAGAGCCCATTGCGGTGGCGATTGTCGGCAAGCCCAACGTCGGCAAATCATCACTCATCAATCTGATTTCCGGCAAGGAAAGAAGCATCGCCAACCCCACACCCGGCACTACGCGCGACGCCATCGACACGACCATCAAGGTACACGGCAAACAATATCTCCTGATTGACACGGCAGGGATCCGCCGGAAAAACAAGATCAGCCTGACGCTGGAGCAATACAGCGTCGTCCAGGCGTTAAAGACAATCAACCGCTGTGACATCGCCCTCGTGTTGATTGACGCGGAAGAAGGCATCACCGAACAGGACGCTAAAATTGTCGGTCTGGCTTACGAACGCGGGAAGGCCTGTATTATTGTCGTCAACAAATGGGATAAAATCGAAAAAGACAATGCCACCGTGGGCAAGTTTGTTGAAAAAATTCATGATCAAATCAAGTTCATGGATTTTGCTCCGATCATTTTTATTTCCGCGCTGACCGGACAACGGGCGCCGAAAATATTTGACGTCATCAATGACGTTTATGCACAATATACCAAACGGGTGGGAACCTCGCCGCTCAATGATCTGGTGGAAAAATCCGTCCGGAAAAATCCGATGGCGCGTTTTCAGAACCGGGCCATGGGCATTTCTTACGCGACGCAAACCGGCATTAAACCGCCCACCTTTGTTTTCTTTGTCCCCCACGCCAAAGGCGTCCATTTTTCCTATGAACGCTATCTGATGAATTCCATCCGCGAAGAATTCGGCTTCGACAAAGTGCCGCTCAAACTGATCTTCCGCAAAAAGAGATAA
- a CDS encoding biopolymer transporter ExbD, whose product MEEKEFDYINVIPFIDIMLVLLTIVLTTSTFIARGAIPLELPGSTSRETGALKTISIEIDRRGAVYLNTKPVPLTKLTDEIRSFSAEMPVLIHADRGIALQVFVDVMDVIKNRGFKKISLQTEVKK is encoded by the coding sequence ATGGAAGAAAAGGAATTTGATTACATCAACGTTATTCCGTTTATTGATATCATGCTGGTGCTGCTGACCATTGTTCTGACGACATCAACGTTCATTGCCCGGGGGGCTATCCCACTGGAACTGCCCGGTTCAACCAGTCGTGAAACAGGCGCCCTTAAAACCATATCAATTGAGATTGACCGCCGGGGGGCTGTTTATTTAAACACGAAACCTGTTCCGCTCACTAAACTTACCGATGAAATCCGGTCATTCAGCGCGGAGATGCCCGTCCTGATTCATGCCGACAGGGGAATTGCCCTGCAGGTATTCGTTGATGTGATGGATGTGATCAAGAATAGGGGGTTCAAAAAAATAAGTCTGCAAACGGAAGTGAAAAAATGA
- the exbB gene encoding TonB-system energizer ExbB, giving the protein MEWLKGVVDYGVIGLLVTMSLIALAVAIERRLYYRRLILDEFTDKKSLELALTRKLHILATIASNAPYIGLLGTVLGIMLTFYTMGHDGFMDTGKIMVGLALAMKATAVGLMVAIPILTFYNFLVRQAKELVFEWEIKNGRKGI; this is encoded by the coding sequence ATGGAATGGCTGAAAGGGGTTGTTGATTATGGCGTGATCGGTCTTCTGGTGACGATGAGTCTCATTGCTCTGGCTGTCGCTATCGAGAGACGCCTTTACTATAGAAGGCTGATCCTCGATGAGTTTACGGACAAAAAATCCCTGGAGCTGGCGCTTACCCGAAAGCTTCATATTCTGGCGACCATTGCGAGCAATGCACCGTATATCGGCCTGCTCGGGACGGTTCTGGGTATCATGCTGACTTTTTACACGATGGGTCATGACGGTTTTATGGATACCGGCAAGATTATGGTGGGGCTCGCCCTGGCGATGAAAGCGACGGCAGTCGGACTCATGGTGGCTATCCCGATTTTAACCTTTTACAATTTTCTGGTGAGACAGGCCAAAGAACTCGTCTTTGAATGGGAGATTAAAAATGGAAGAAAAGGAATTTGA
- a CDS encoding 4Fe-4S ferredoxin: MCRSSSRERREQNMPDLTTTKKLFFVNKRTWILILGIILFMPPLSFLFQITQDSSFCGSWCPRMFFTWRNGITGGAFLMGMARSFMGVALVMGVLVSTFFLGRIWCSHLCPVGGASELGSRLVPQKIKIRLDAIPASPVRYGYLTAYLLLPALGLGSLCCSYCNFATVPRMFGAAFSQADMAFFFRSAGVINLGLLVGLGFMAKGGRGYCNLLCPVGALDSLINRLGDKYGRRFRVIPDRCNGCGLCRGACPVWAIDVGAKARINQFSCLPCGSCLKACPQQAIRYGLKKEIGADRVQDAPPYSLIHPDGKDFAV, from the coding sequence ATGTGCCGATCATCTTCCAGGGAAAGGAGGGAGCAAAACATGCCGGATCTCACGACCACTAAGAAATTATTTTTCGTCAATAAAAGGACCTGGATATTGATTCTTGGCATCATTCTGTTTATGCCGCCTCTTTCGTTTCTGTTTCAGATCACTCAGGACAGCAGCTTCTGCGGGAGCTGGTGTCCGCGCATGTTTTTTACGTGGCGTAACGGCATAACCGGCGGCGCGTTTCTGATGGGGATGGCCAGGAGCTTCATGGGTGTCGCCCTGGTCATGGGTGTTCTGGTCAGCACATTCTTCCTGGGGCGCATCTGGTGCAGTCACCTCTGTCCGGTGGGCGGCGCATCGGAACTGGGCAGCCGGCTTGTTCCACAAAAAATTAAAATCCGTCTGGATGCCATTCCCGCATCCCCGGTGCGCTATGGTTATCTGACGGCTTATCTTCTTCTCCCCGCCCTCGGTCTGGGAAGCCTCTGCTGTTCGTATTGTAATTTTGCAACGGTTCCAAGGATGTTCGGCGCGGCCTTTTCTCAGGCGGACATGGCCTTCTTTTTTCGTTCCGCCGGTGTGATCAATCTGGGACTCCTGGTGGGCCTGGGCTTTATGGCCAAAGGAGGCAGAGGCTACTGTAATCTCCTGTGCCCCGTGGGAGCACTCGATTCTCTCATCAACAGGCTGGGAGATAAATATGGCCGGAGATTTCGGGTAATCCCGGATCGTTGCAATGGCTGCGGTCTTTGTAGGGGCGCCTGCCCGGTCTGGGCTATTGATGTCGGTGCAAAAGCCCGCATCAACCAGTTTTCCTGTCTGCCGTGCGGCTCATGCCTGAAAGCATGCCCGCAGCAGGCCATTCGATATGGATTGAAAAAAGAGATTGGTGCAGACCGCGTCCAGGATGCTCCGCCCTATTCTCTAATCCATCCTGACGGAAAGGATTTTGCCGTATGA
- a CDS encoding TonB-dependent receptor, giving the protein MHAFFYAYAAEPGNKQMDLEEVVVTATRTERTTEEIPAGVSVVTKEKINDTRMFNLKEALTGIPGVQSESKNGGYDARLIIRGAGLKARYGVREIMILLDGVPITDPDGMSRLDFVDSEMVERIDVVKGPNSTLYGANATGGVINIITKSLFEETKSVKVGYGSNNTQLYNGTYGTHFKNTYISATGSRRSNDSWRQWNEFSTNQGSLKVGQVFSEKVMVEGNISLTKADLQLPGTLTKAQYDNDISQLTSEQWRNSGRYSNILYSSLKAEIAVDNIKFKPLAYFQKWDHYHPVTGLINDGGASVYGADLQTDIKHTIWGMKGIATMGIAGQMDKTDSDKYTYRDFVTSPTGRLLYTTSDEKGNFAENGKDTISKWGVYLQESLRPTDKWIIDTGIRYDQVLFDLHTEQFREYNYATARYVTNRETIIRDKSFEHISPRIGVVYKLTPIINLYSNISTGFQTPQTSELSLNPDLVPSETYNYETGFKARFKGGHSIDLALFYINVKDDIVQTQLPDNQSSYSNAGETRKKGLELSAQVQALKGLHFGGAYTYSDFTFAEFNEVINGTNFRRDGNRLPYIPRHQYALFTAYKHSSGFRARMETNTWGEYEVDNANSETYKGYSLITNALVGYEWKGLDMTLDAYNIFNTRYAVEVTKDSGGAARYRPGGPCTLMARISYKF; this is encoded by the coding sequence ATGCATGCTTTCTTTTACGCTTACGCCGCAGAGCCCGGGAATAAGCAGATGGATCTTGAGGAAGTTGTAGTTACCGCAACCAGGACAGAAAGGACAACTGAAGAAATTCCCGCAGGCGTGAGTGTGGTCACCAAAGAAAAAATAAATGACACGAGAATGTTCAACCTGAAAGAGGCCCTGACAGGAATTCCCGGTGTGCAGTCCGAATCGAAAAACGGAGGATATGATGCCCGACTGATCATCCGGGGCGCCGGTCTAAAGGCCAGATACGGTGTCCGGGAGATTATGATCCTGCTCGACGGCGTACCGATTACCGACCCCGACGGTATGTCCCGGCTGGATTTTGTTGATTCCGAGATGGTCGAGAGGATCGACGTTGTGAAAGGACCGAATTCAACGCTTTACGGGGCAAACGCCACCGGAGGTGTTATCAACATCATTACCAAAAGTCTTTTTGAAGAGACCAAAAGCGTCAAGGTTGGATACGGAAGCAATAATACGCAATTGTATAATGGAACATATGGGACGCATTTCAAGAATACCTATATTTCCGCTACCGGGAGCCGCCGGTCCAACGATTCCTGGCGGCAATGGAATGAATTCAGCACGAATCAGGGCAGCCTGAAAGTAGGACAGGTCTTCAGTGAAAAAGTTATGGTGGAAGGAAATATTTCACTGACCAAGGCGGATCTGCAATTGCCGGGAACGCTCACGAAAGCCCAATACGATAACGATATCAGTCAGCTCACCTCCGAACAATGGAGAAATTCGGGCAGGTACAGCAATATTCTTTATTCCAGTCTTAAAGCGGAAATAGCAGTGGATAATATCAAATTCAAACCGCTCGCTTATTTCCAGAAATGGGACCACTACCATCCGGTAACCGGCCTGATCAATGACGGGGGCGCCAGCGTTTATGGTGCCGATCTTCAAACCGACATTAAACATACGATCTGGGGGATGAAAGGTATCGCCACGATGGGCATCGCCGGGCAGATGGACAAGACCGACAGTGATAAATATACCTATAGAGATTTTGTGACAAGTCCGACCGGACGGTTGCTCTATACGACCTCGGATGAAAAAGGGAATTTTGCGGAAAATGGAAAAGACACCATCAGCAAATGGGGTGTGTACCTGCAGGAATCATTAAGGCCAACCGACAAATGGATCATCGACACCGGTATCCGGTATGACCAGGTCCTCTTTGACCTCCATACGGAGCAATTCCGCGAATACAATTACGCGACAGCCCGGTATGTAACCAATCGTGAAACGATTATCAGGGATAAATCTTTTGAGCACATAAGTCCACGAATCGGTGTTGTCTATAAACTGACGCCAATCATTAACCTGTACAGTAACATATCGACAGGTTTCCAGACGCCTCAGACGTCTGAGTTGAGTTTAAATCCCGATCTTGTGCCGTCCGAAACCTACAATTATGAAACCGGTTTTAAGGCACGGTTTAAGGGCGGCCACAGCATCGATTTGGCCCTCTTCTATATTAATGTGAAGGATGACATCGTTCAGACGCAACTGCCTGATAACCAATCCTCATACAGCAACGCGGGTGAAACGAGGAAAAAAGGACTGGAATTATCGGCGCAGGTTCAGGCGCTTAAAGGCCTGCATTTCGGAGGCGCCTATACTTACAGCGATTTCACCTTTGCGGAATTCAATGAGGTAATCAACGGGACGAACTTCCGCAGGGACGGCAACCGGCTTCCTTACATTCCCAGGCACCAGTACGCTCTGTTTACTGCGTACAAGCATTCATCGGGATTCCGGGCCAGGATGGAAACAAACACCTGGGGAGAATATGAAGTGGATAACGCCAATTCGGAAACCTACAAGGGCTATTCCCTCATTACCAATGCACTGGTCGGTTATGAATGGAAGGGTTTGGATATGACGCTGGATGCCTATAATATTTTCAATACACGCTATGCCGTTGAAGTCACCAAGGACTCTGGGGGAGCGGCGAGGTATCGACCGGGTGGCCCCTGCACATTAATGGCCAGAATCAGCTATAAATTTTGA
- a CDS encoding 3-hydroxyacyl-CoA dehydrogenase, with amino-acid sequence MEIKNCTVLITGGASGLGAATVRQIVKAGGNVAIFDVQQEKGAALAAELGDQVIFCLTDVTNEESIHNSIARAREQFGAIHGCVNAAGCGWTERTVSKSGAHSFPVFEQIVRLNLLGTFNVASRAAQAMRDNVPNEAGERGVIVNVASVAAFDGQIGQVAYAASKGAVVSMTLPMARDLAVLGIRVMAVAPGMFQTPLLAMLPPEALNALNASVPFPRRIGKPEEFAILVEHIIQNPYLNGEVIRLDGALRMAPK; translated from the coding sequence TTGGAAATTAAGAATTGCACAGTCCTGATAACAGGCGGAGCTTCCGGACTCGGGGCCGCGACCGTCAGGCAAATCGTTAAGGCCGGAGGAAATGTTGCCATTTTTGATGTGCAGCAGGAAAAAGGCGCAGCTCTGGCTGCCGAGTTGGGAGATCAGGTTATTTTTTGTTTAACGGATGTCACCAACGAAGAAAGTATCCATAACAGCATTGCCAGAGCCAGAGAGCAATTCGGCGCTATTCATGGCTGTGTCAATGCCGCCGGTTGCGGCTGGACGGAAAGAACCGTTTCGAAAAGCGGTGCGCATTCCTTTCCGGTTTTTGAACAAATCGTTCGGCTTAACCTTCTGGGCACTTTCAATGTGGCCAGCAGGGCGGCGCAGGCCATGCGTGACAATGTGCCGAATGAAGCAGGTGAACGGGGAGTGATCGTCAATGTGGCAAGCGTCGCCGCCTTTGACGGGCAGATAGGACAGGTGGCCTACGCGGCCTCAAAAGGCGCAGTAGTCAGCATGACCCTGCCCATGGCCCGCGACCTGGCTGTTCTGGGAATTCGCGTTATGGCTGTCGCCCCGGGAATGTTTCAAACACCGCTTCTGGCAATGTTGCCCCCGGAAGCCCTGAACGCATTAAACGCTTCTGTTCCTTTTCCCCGGAGAATCGGCAAACCGGAAGAATTCGCCATCCTTGTGGAACACATTATTCAGAATCCCTATCTGAATGGCGAGGTCATCAGGCTGGACGGCGCCCTGCGCATGGCTCCGAAATAG